The Streptomyces durmitorensis genome contains the following window.
CAGGCGGATCACGCTAGCGGGGGAGGGCGTCCCCTGGAGTGAGGGAACGATTCATGCACGGTGACTGCCACCCGATGGGGTGAAGTGGGTGCGAATCACTTGACATGTCGTGGCGCCTTTAGGCCTGGGCGATGACCGCCTCATCAGGGCCTGGTTTCCGTGGCAGGGTGTTGCGGGCAAGCCACAGGGGGCCAACAGAAGAGGGGGAACCGTGATCGTCTGGATCAACGGCGCGTTCGGTGCGGGCAAGACCGGCGCCGCACGGGAACTGATCGAGCTGATCCCGAACAGCACACTCTTCGACCCCGAGGTCATCGGCGGCGGACTGCCCGACCTGCTGCCGCCCAAGCGCCTCGCCGAGGTGAGCGACTTCCAGGATCTGCCGATCTGGCGGCGGCTCGTCGTGGACACCGCGGCGGCCCTGCTCGCCGAGGTCGGCGGCGTCCTCGTGGTGCCCATGACCCTGCTGCGGCAGGACTACCGTGACGAGATCTTCGGCGGCCTCGCCTCGCGCAGGATCGCCGTACGACACGTCGTCCTCGCCCCGGATGAAACGATCCTGCGCCAACGCATATCCGCCCGCCCCGTCCCGGACCTCCCGGACGGCGAGATGCGTGTGCGGCAGTGGTCGTTCGACCACATCGAGCCCTACCGCGCCGCACTCGCGGGCTGGCTCGGCACCGACGCCCACCGCATCGACACCGGAGCGCTCACCCCGTACGAGACCGCCGAGCGCATCGCCGACGCCGTACGCACCGGGGCCGCGTCCGTCTGCGACATCGTGCAGACCCCGGAGCCCACCGCGGAGACGCTGGCCGCCGGGGTGCTGCTCTTCGACGAGCAGGACCGGGTGCTGCTCGTCGACCCGACGTACAAGGCCGGCTGGGAGTTCCCCGGCGGCGTCGTCGAACCGGGCGAGGCGCCCGCGCGCGCGGGCATGCGCGAGGTGGCCGAGGAGACCGGCATCCAACTGACCGAAGCCCCGCGGCTCCTGGTCGTCGACTGGGAGCCGCCCACACCGCCCGGCTACGGAGGGATGCGGTTCCTCTTCGACGGCGGCAGCCTCGACAGCGGCGAGGCCCGGCAGCTGCTCCTGCCAGGACCCGAACTCCGCGCCTGCCGCTTCGTCACCGAGGAAGAGGCGGCCCGGCTCCTGCCCCCCGTGCGCTACGAACGGCTGCGCTGGGCCCTGCGCGCACGGGAGCGCGGGGTCGCCCTGTACCTGGAGGCGGGAGTCCCGGTCGGCCCCCAGTAACCGTCGGCGACCCCCGGCGTCAGCCCGGGTCGTACCCGTCGACGGCGGCGAGCAGGATGACGCCGCCGCCGAAGCGTCGGTGGCTCAGCTCGCCGCGTACTTCTGGAGGAACAGCGCCTCCGCGACCGAGAGCCGCTCCAACTCCTGGGGGGAGACGCTCTCGTCGACCGCGTGGATCTGCGCCTCGGGCTCGCTCAGACCGATCAGGAGGATCTCCGCACGGGGGTAGAGCGCGGCGAGGGTGTTGCACAGCGGGATCGAGCCGCCCTGCCCCGCGTACTGCATCTCCTCGCCCGGGTACGCCTCGCCCATCGCCTCCGCCATCGCCGCGTACGCCGGGCTCGTGGTGTCCGCGCGGAACGGCTGGCCCTGCCCGATCTGCTCGGTGGTCACCTGCGCACCCCACGGCGTGTGCGCCTCCACGTGCGCCTGCAGCAGCTTGGTGGCCTCGGCCGCGTCCACGCCCGGCGGAACCCGCAGGCTGATCAGCGCCCGCGCGGCCGCCTGCACGGACGGCGTCGCGCCGACCACGGGCGGGCAGTCGATGCCGAGCACCGTCACCGCGGGGCGCGCCCAGATGCGGTCGGCGACGGTGCCCTTGCCGACCAGGCGGACGCCGTCGAGGACCTTGGCGTCCTTGCGGAACGTGTCCTCTTCGTACTGAAGCCCGTCCCACACCTCGTCGCCCGTGAGCCCGTCGACCGTCGTCGAGCCGTCCTCCGCGCGCAGCGAGTCGAGGACGCGCACCAGCGCGGCGAGGGCGTCCGGGGCCGCGCCGCCGAACTGTCCCGAGTGCAGATTGCCCTCAAGAGTGTCGACACGGACGCGTACGAGGGTCATGCCGCGGAGTGTCGCGGTGACCGTGGGCAGGCCCACCCGGAAGTTGCCCGCGTCGCCGATGACGATCGTGTCCGCCGTCAGCAGGTCGGGGTGCTCCTCGGCGTACCGCTCAAGGCCGCCTGTGCCCTGCTCCTCGGAACCCTCGGCGATCACCTTGACGGTCACCGGGACGCCGCCGTTCGCCTTCAGGGCGCGCAGCGCGAGCAGGTGCATGAGGACGCCGCCCTTGCAGTCGGCGCTGCCGCGTCCGTACCAGCGTCCTTCGCGCTCCGTCAGCTCGAACGGCGGGCTGGTCCACGCCGTCTCGTCGAGCGGCGGCTGCACGTCGTAGTGCGCGTAGAGCAGCACCGTGGGAGCGCCCTCGGGGCCCGGCAGCAGGCCGTACACCGACTGGGTGCCGTCCGGGGTGTCGAGCAGGGCCACGTCCTGGAACCCCTCGGCGCGCAGCGCGTCCGCCACCCAGTTCGCGGCGGCCTCGCTCTCGCTCCTGGGGAACTGATCGAAGTCCGCCACCGACTTGAAGGCCACCAGTTCAGTGAGCTCCGCCTTCGCCTTCGGCATGAGTGAGGCGACGGTCTCGGCGATCGGATCCGGCGACATGGGCACGCTCCTCGTAGGTGCGACGTTGTACGTATGCGGGTGTGGTGATCCTCCCACAGGAGGGTGCCGGAGGTGCCCGCCGTAGGATGCCTTGGAAAGCGCGGCCAACAGCTGGATCGGGAGCGGTAGACCAACGTGAGCAGCGAGAACTCAGCGGACGACGCTCAGTACGTGTGGGACGTCGTCGTGGTGGGAGCAGGGCCCGCCGGGGCGTCGGCGGCCTATGCGGCAGCCGTCGCGGGACGCAGCGTCCTCATCCTGGAGAAAGCCGAACTGCCCCGGTACAAGACGTGTGGCGGCGGCATCATCGGCCCCTCGCGTGACGCGCTCCCGCCCGGGTTCGAACTGCCCTTCAGGGACCGGGTGCACGCGGTGACGTTCTCCCTGGACGGCAAGTTCTCCCGCACCCGCCGCTCGAAGCAGATGCTCTTCGGGCTCATCAACCGCCCCGAGTTCGACCAGCAACTGGTCGAGCACGCACAGAAGGCGGGCGCCGAGGTGCGCACCGGAGTCACCGTCGCGCGCGTGGAGCAGCACGGCTCCGCGGTGCCCGACCGGCGCACGGTCGCCGTGGTGCTGCAGGGCGGCGAGACGGTGCTCGCCCGCGCGGTCGTCGGGGCCGACGGCAGCGCGAGCCGCATAGGAGCACATGTCGGCGTGAAGCTCGACCAGGTGGACCTGGGGCTTGAGGCCGAGATCCCGGTGCCGCAGAGCGTCGCCGAGGACTGGGCGGGCCGGGTCCTGATCGACTGGGGCCCGATGCCGGGCAGTTACGGATGGGTGTTCCCCAAGGGCGACACGCTCACCGTCGGTGTCATCTCCGCGCGCGGCGAAGGCTCGGCCACCAAGCGGTACTTGGAGGACTTCATCGCCCGCCTCGGCCTCGCGGGCTTCGAGCCGAGCATCTCCTCCGGCCACCTGACGCGCTGCCGCAGCGACGACTCGCCGCTCTCGCGCGGCCGGGTCGTGGTGTGCGGTGACGCGGCGGGGCTGCTTGAGCCGTGGACCCGTGAGGGCATCTCCTTCGCGCTGCGCTCGGGGCGCCTCGCGGGGGAGTGGGCCGTGCGGATCGGCGAGGCGCACGACGCGGTCGACGCCCGCCGCCAGGCCCTGAACTACGCCTTCGCCGTCAAGGCGGGACTCGGCGTCGAGATGAGTGTCGGGCGGCGCATGCTCACCCTCTTCGAGCGCCGTCCGGGCGCGCTGCACGCGGCGATCACCGGGTTCCGGCCCGCGTGGAACGCGTTCGCGAGGATCACCCGTGGCTCGACGACGCTGGGCGAGCTGGTGCGGAACCATCCGCTGGCGGGACGGGCACTGAGCGCGCTCGACCGGTAGGTCACTTGGTGACGGTGACGCGGAAGACGGGGTGGTCGGCGGCGGCCGCCTCGATCTCCGCATCCGTGGACTTGGCGGTGACGCCCTTGAAGTACTGGTTGACCTCCCAGCCCCACTTCTCCAGATAGCCGCGCAGGAGCGGCAGCTTCTCGGCGTCCGCGACCTCCTCGACCGTGAACGCGCGGACCTTGCGCCCCACGCGCAGCTCGCCGCCGCCCGCCACGCGCATGTTGCGCACCCACTGCGAGTGCCCACGGGCCGAGACCAGGTACTGGCCGCCTTCGTACGTGAACGGGTTCACCGGGACGCGCTGCATCTGCCCGCTTTTGCGGCCCCGTACGGAGAGCTCGGCCGACCCCATCAGGCTGACGCCGCGCCGCGCGAGCCACCCGATCATGCTGTTGAGCCGCACGTTCAGGGGGCTGCCCTTGAGGTAGTAGGGGGCGGGGGAGCCGGAGGAGGACGCCGAGGACGAGGATGCCGAGGACGAAGACATGGTGACCGCCAGAGTCGGGAGAGGTTTCGAGAGCACTGCTCTCGCTTAAGAGCAGTGTGCACGAGATCGGTGCCCCATTTCAAGAGCAGTGCTCTCGAAAATGTGCGGTGCTCTTGAATGAGTGCGCCGATCCCGTTTTAGCGCACTGCTCCGAACCCGTGGCACACTGCCCGTATGAGTAGTGCCACCAGCGGGGCCAGGGCCCGCGCCCGAGTCGAAGTCACCGCCGCCATCAAGGACGAGGCGCGCAGACAGCTGGCCGCCGACGGCGCCGCCAAGCTCTCGCTGCGCGCCGTGGCCCGCGAGCTCGGCATGGTCTCCTCCGCCCTCTATCGCTACTTCCCCAGCCGCGACGAGCTCCTGACCGCCCTCATCATCGACGCCTATGACTCCCTCGGTGCCGCCGCCGAGGGTGCGCACGCCGAGGTCGCGTCGGCCGGACCCGTGCGGCGCTGGACGGTCGTGTGCGAGGCCGTACGGTCCTGGGCGCTCGCGCATCCTCATGAGTACGCCCTCATCTACGGCTCGCCCGTACCCGGCTACAGCGCGCCCGCCTCCACGATCGAAGCCGCGGCCCGCGTCGGGCTGCTGCTCATCGGCATCGTGCGCGACGCCCATCAGGGGCGCGGAGTCGCCGTGCGGCCGCTGCCGGGCGGGCTGCGTCCCGAGGCCGAGCGGATGGCCGCTGATCTGGCACCCGACCTGCCGCCCGCGGTGATCGCGGCGATGGTCGCGGCATGGGCCCAGCTGTTCGGGCTCGTGGGCTTCGAGGTGTTCGGGCAGTTCAACCGCGTCGTCGAGGACCGTTCGGCCTTCTTCTCCTACTCGGTCACTCAACTCGCCCATGGTGTGGGCCTGTTGGAGCAGAAGTAGCCTCCGGCCCATTGATCGGGGATGGGTGCCCTCAGGCCGCCGGCACGGGAGCCGACGTCCGCGTGGTGAGGAGCTCCGGGTCCTGGCGCAGCATCCGCTCGTGCAGGGAACGCAGCGCGGGGCCCGGGTCCGCGCCCATGGCGTCCGCGATCCGGCGCCGTGCCTCCTCGAAGGCGAGCAGCGCGTCCGAGGAACGGCCGGTGCGGTACAGGGCGTTCATCAGGAGTTCGACCGTGCGCTCGCGCAGAGGGTGGGCGGCGACGAGCCTGATCAGTTCGTGGACGTACTCGAAGGAGCGGCCGAGTTCGATCTCCCCGGCGATCCGGGCCTCCAGGACGGTCAGCCGCTTCTCGCGCCACCGGAGCCGTTCCGCCGCCAGATACGGGGCGTTGAGACCCTCCGCGAACTCGCCGCGCCACAACGCCTCGGCACGGTCGACGAGTTCGCCCGCGTGGCGCAGCTGCCCCGACTCACGCGCGGCGAGCGCCGCATCGACCAACTGCCGCCGCTCGCGCAGATCGTCGGCCACGGCGTCGGAGAGCCGGTAGCCGCTGCCGGTCCACGTCAGGGCCGGGCCGCCCGTCGTACCTGTCGCGTCCGTCGTCCCCGCCGACGCGAAGGCGCGCCGCACCCCGGAGACGTACTTCTGCACGAGATTGCGCACATGGACCGGGGGTTCGTCACCCCACACGGCGTCGACCAGGCCCTCGTACGAGAGAGGCCGCCCCTCCTGGAGGAGCAGGACCGCGAGCACGGCGCGCTGCTTCGGCGGCCCGAGCGGCACCTCCTCGGCGCCGCGCAACGCCCGCAGCGGACCCAGCAGTTCGAAGCGCATCCCCGCGGACATCCCCACACCACCCATGCGCCGAGCGTAACCCGGCACCCGCGCGCACCCGCCCGCCCGCGTTCCAGTGGATCTTCCAGCGGGCCTTCCAGTGACCCTTCCAGCGGTGGCCGCGACGGTGGCGGCACCGGATCCCGTACGGGGGGTCCCGGGAGAGAGGCAGACAGCGATGCTGACCCGGCTCGGCCGTTTCGTGGTGCGGCGCAGCCGCGCCGTACTGATCGGCGTGGTACTGGCCTTCCTCGGCCTCGGCGCCTACGGAGCCGGCGCCCAGGCCGACCTCGACCTCGCGCGCTGGGACGCGCCGGGCACCGAGTCCGTGCGCGCGGCCGACATCCTGCGCGAGGAGTACGGCACGGGGAATCCCAACCTCGCGCTCCTCGTCACGGCCCGCGACGGCGACGTCGACTCGCCGCGCACGACGGCCGCCGCGCGCCAACTGGCCGCCGAGGTGCGGGACATCCTGGGCGTCACCGATGTCAGCGCCTACTGGACCGGCAAGAGCCCGGCCCTGCGCGCCTCCGACGGCGAACGCGCCCTGATCCTCGCCCGCCTGGAGGGCAGCGCCACGGACACCCGCGAGCGGCTCGCCACCCTCTCGCCTCAACTGGCCCGCACCACACCACAGTTGACGGTCTCCGTCGGCGGCCAGGAGGAGATCTCCCGGCAGGTCGGCGAGCAGGCACGCGCCGACTTCCTGCGCGCCGAGATGATCGCCCTGCCCGCCGTCGTGCTCCTGCTGATCCTCGTCTACCGGCGCACCGTGGCGGCCCTGCTCACCGTCGGCGTCGGACTGCTCTCGGTCGTCGGCACGCTCGCAGGACTCCGGGCGATCGCGCAGGTCACCGAAGTGTCGACGTTCGCGGCGAACCTCGCACTCGTCCTGGGCCTCGGACTCGGCATCGACTACAGCCTCTTCGTCATCAACCGCTACCGCGAGGAACGGCACGCGGGGCACGCGCAGCCGCACGCCGTGGTCCGCGCGACCGCCGCGGCCGGACGCACCGTGATCTTCAGCGGGGTCACCGTGGCCGTCTCGCTCTGCGCGCTCCTTGTGTTCCCGTTCTTCTTCCTGAGCTCCTTCGCGTACGCGGGAGTACTCGTCGTCGTGACCGCGGTGGCCGGAGCGCTGCTCCTGCTGCCCGCCGCGCTCGCCCGCTGGGGCCACCGCGTGGAGCGCCCGCAGCGCACGGCCGGCGGCCTCTGGCAGCGGGTCGCGCTCGCCGCGATGCGCCGCCCGCTCGCCGCGGGCGCGGCCGTGATCGGCGTCCTGCTGTTCGCCGCGTCACCGCTGCTCGGCCTGCGGTTCGGCCTGCCGGACGAGCGGGCCCTGCCCACCGGCACCTCGTCCCGCACCACCTCCGAGACCATCCACGAGGAGTTCCCCGCCGAACCGACCGACGCCGTCCAGGTCGTGCTCCGGGAGGCGGCGAGCGCCGGGGCCACACAGCGGTACGCCGCCGAACTCTCCCGCATCCAGGGCGTGTTCGAGGTGGACGCCCCGACCGGCCGCTATCAGGACGGCCACCGCACCGGGCCCTCGGAGGTCACACCCCGAGGAGGAGGATCCCGCCTGACGCTGATCCCGACCCAGGCGGCGATGCGCGGCGACGTACCCGCCTTCGTCGGCGCCGTCCGCGACACCCCGGAACCTGCGGCCGCCCTGGTCGGCGGCTACCCGGCCGAGACCACCGACTTCCGCGCCACCCTCCTGGACCGCCTCCCGTACGCCGTCGGCCTCATCCTCGTCGCCACCTTCGCCATCCTGTTCCTGATGACCGGCAGCCTGCTCCTGCCCGCCAAGGCGACCGTGCTCAATCTGCTCAGCCTGTCGGTGATGTTCGGGTGCCTGGTATGGGTCTTCCAGGAGGGCCACCTGTCCGGGCTCCTCGGCTTCACGCCCACCGGGTCGATCGAGCCGAGCATCCCGGTGCTGATGTTCTGCGTCGCCTACGGCCTGTCGATGGACTACGAGGTGTTCATGCTGGCGCGGATCAAGGAGGAGTACGAGCGGGTCGGCGACACGGAGCGGGCGGTGGCGACCGGGATCCGGCGCAGTGCCCCGCTGATCACCGCGGCGGCCGGGATCCTCGCGCTCTCGTTCCTCACGTACGCGACCGGAGGCGTCGTTTTCCTCAAGGAACTGGGCGTCGGCACCGCCCTGACGATCCTCGTGGATGCCACCCTCATCCGCGTCGTCCTGCTGCCGGTCGCCATGCGGCTCGCGGGCCGCGCCAACTGGTGGGCGCCCGCTCCGCTGCGCCGGCTGCACCGGCGCTTCGGCCTGCACGAAGTCCCGGAGGGTGACAAGACCCCCGAGGTACTCCAGCGGGAGTACGCGTGATCGCCACGCTCGGCTGACGCCCGCCGCCCACCCCGCGGTCTAGCGTTGCCGTCATGGACGAGCAGCGCGAACACAGGCGCGGCGGTCCGCCCCTGCCCTGGGGCGGACCGCCGGCATGGCGGCAGGGGCCGCCCTGGTGGAACCGACGCGACGACGCGGGGGACGTCAGCAGGCTGCCCTGGCTGACGACGCTGGCGATCACCGTGTTCGTGCAGGTCGGCTCCAAGTACGCCGCCGAGGGCCAGCTCGACCGGCAGGACCTGGACGTCTGGGCCCGGCTCCTGCTGCTCGCGGGCACGCTCTCGCTCCTGCTGCGCCACCGCCACCCCGTCCCGGTCGCGTACTTCACGGCAGGGACAGCGCTGGTGTACCTCGGCGCCGGATATGCGTACGGCCCGGTCCTGATCACCGTCGCCGTCGGCTGCTTCGCCGCGGTCGTCTCCGGGCACCGGCGCGCGGCGTGGGGCGCCGTCGGGATGCTGTGGGCGGGACATCTCCTTGTCGCGCACTGGCTCTACAGATGGCTGCCGCCGGACGGCGACAACGCACGGACCTGGGGCGAGGAGACCGTCGTCGCCGTCTGGGTGGTCGCCATCATCGCCGTGTCCGAGCTGGCCCGCGTGCGCCGCGAGCAGTGGATGAAGGAGCGTGCCGAGCGTGCGCAGGCCGCCAAGCGGCGCGCCGACGAGGAACGCCTGCGCATGGCGCGCGAGCTGCACGACGTCCTCGCGCACAGCATCTCCGTGATCAACGTCCAGGCGGGCGTCGGCCTCGCGCTGCTCGACTCCGATCCCGAGCAGGCCCGCACCGCCCTGACCACCATCAAGGCCGCGAGCAAGGAGGCGCTCGGGGAGGTCAGGCAGGTCCTGGACACCCTGCGTACGCCCGGTGAGGCACCCCGAGCCCCGGCCCCGGGGCTCGACCGCCTGCCCGAGCTCGTGCAGCAGGCCGCAAGTACGGGACTCACCGTCGAAGTCGACACCCAGGGGACCGGCAAGAAGCTGGCGCCCGGCGTCGACCTCGCCGCCTTCCGCATCGTCCAGGAGGCCCTGACCAACGTCGTACGGCACTCCGGATCGCGGCACGCGCGCGTGCTCGTGCGGTACGAGGCCGCGGCGCTCACCCTGCGCGTGGACGACGACGGCCCTGCCACCGGCGCGGACGCGGGGGGCAGCGGCAACGGTCTTGCGGGGATGCGCGAGCGCGCCGCCGCCCTGAATGGCACGATCGAGGCGGGCTCGCGCCCGGACGGTGGATTCCGGGTCACCGCCGTACTGCCCACCCGCTCGGCACCTCAGGAGGACCAGTGATCCGCGTACTGCTCGCCGACGACCAGTCGCTGGTCAGGGCCGGTTTCAAGGCACTGCTCGACGCCCAGCGGGACATCGAGGTCGCGGGCGAGGCGGCGGACGGCGAGGAGGCGGTGCGCATGGTGCGCGAACTGCGCCCCGATGTCGTCCTGATGGACATCCGCATGCCGCTGCTCGACGGTCTCGCCGCGACCCGGAGGATCACCGACGAACCGGACCTGAACGACGTGAAGGTGGTCATGCTCACCACCTTCGAGCTGGACGAGTACGTCTTCGAGGCGATCCGCTCCGGGGCGTCGGGCTTCCTGGTCAAGGACACCGAACCCGAGGAACTGCTGCGCGCCGTCCGCGCGGTGGTCGACGGCGACGCGCTGCTCTCGCCCGGCGTGACGCGGCGTCTGATCGCCGAGTTCGCCGCCCGCTCCAAGGAGCCCACGGGCCCCGAGCCGCTCGGCGAACTCACCGAGCGGGAAAGGGAAGTGATGGCGCTGGTCGGCATCGGCCTGTCGAACGAGGAGATCGCCCGTCGTCTGGTCGTCAGCCCGCTCACCGCGAAGACCCACGTGAGCCGGACCATGGTGAAGCTGGGTGCCCGCGACCGCGCCCAACTGGTCGTCCTGGCCTACGAGTCGGGCTTGGTGCGCCCCGGCTGGCTGGGCTGACGCGCCCGCCGGTGGCGCACGAGGACCGTCACCACGGACACGACGAAGACCGCGGCGGCGGCGATCCTGCGGACCTGGTTCAGCGTGTGCCCCGAGGGCGATGACAGGCCGATGAAGTGGGCCGCCGCCGGCACGGCGAAGAAGGCGGCACCCGCGAGCGTCGTGGCGACGAAGAGCGCGAAACCGATCTCCACGGTGGCCTCGTCCCGCTGGGCCTGCGTCCTTTGCCCCATGCCCCGAGTGTCAGGGGTGCGCCTCCGGCGGGCAAGCAACTGCCCACCGGAGGACGCGTATTGATGATCGGCCCGGTCAGTCGCGGACGGCCACCCGCTCCTCGTCGGCCTCGCGCTGCACGGACTTCACGACCACGATCGTCTCCTGTGCGGGACGCCTGCGGCGGGGCCGCAGCCCGGTGAGGGTGATCAGGAGTCCGGCGACCGCGATCGCCGTGACCACGATCAGGCCGGGGCGGTAGCTGTCGAGCACGGCCTGCGGCGAGGCGTCCGCGCCGTGCGAGGCCGCGGTGATCACGGCGGTGACGACGGCGAGGAAGATCGCGCCGCCCACCTGGATCGAGGTGTTCAGGAGGCCCGACACCATGCCCTGCTCGTCGTCGTGCACGCCGTTGGTGGCCTGGATGTTGAGTGAGGGGAAGACCAGGGCGCACGCGAAACCGAGCAGGATCATGGACGGCAGGACCATGGAGGCGTACGACGGGGTGAGGCTGACGCGCAGGAACAGGACGTACGAGGCGACGAGCAGGACGAAGCCCGCCACGATGACCCGCGGTGTGCCGAACCGGTCGATCACAGAACCGACCTTCGTGGACGACAGCGCGACCAGGGCGCCCGCGGGCAGGAAGGCCAGCGCGGTCTCCAGGGCGGACCAGCCGAGCAGCGTCTGGAAGTACTGCGTGGCCAGGAACTGGAAGGAGACGTAACCGCCGAAGAACGTCATCGCGCCGATCTGCGCCCGGAGTTGGGGCCCCGAGCGCAGGACGCCGAGGCGGATCAGGGGGCTCGCGGTGCGCAGTTCGATGCGTACGAAGACGGCGAGCAGCACGGCCGCGGCGAGGAACGACAGGAGGGTGCGGGCCGAGGCCCAGCCGGCCTCCGGTGCCTCGACGACGGTGAAGACGAGCAGCAGCATCGCCGCCGTGCCGGTGACGGCGCCCGGCACGTCGTATCCGCCGACGTTCTTCTCGCGGGCGCTGCGCGGGATCAGCTTGAGTCCGGCGATCAGCGCGATGACGGCGATGGGCGCGGGCAGCAGCATCGTCAGGCGCCAGCTGGCCTCGGTGAGCAGTCCGGACAGGACGAGCCCCATGGAGAAGCCGGTGGCGGCGCAGGTGGTGTAGATGGTGAGCGCGCGGTTGCGGACCGGGCCCTCGGCGAACGTCGTGGTGATGATGGACAGACCTGCGGGCGCGGTGAACGCGGCGCTCAGGCCCTTGATGAAGCGGCTGGCGATCAGCAGCGGACCGGAGTCGACGAACCCGCCGAGGAGCGAGGCGAGGGCGAAGACGGCGAGCGCGATCAAGAAGACGCGGCGCCTGCCGAGCAGGTCGGCGGCGCGGCCACCCAGGAGCAGGAGGCCGCCGTAGCCGAGGATGTAGCCGCTGACGACCCACTGCAGGGTCGAGGTGGAGAGGTTCAGTTCGGAGCCGATGGAGGGCAGGGCGACGCCGACCATCGACACGTCGAGCGCGTCGAGGAACATCGCGGCGCAGAGCACGAGCAGTGTGCCCCACAGTCGCGGGGACCAGCGCTCCGGGGACGCGGAGACAGCTGTGAGCGGAGAAGTCATGCGGAGCACAGTACATGCGCATGCATTGAGTGCAAGTGCATTTAATTCCGATGCAACAAAGGGGGTCTTTTCTGCTACCGTGCGATGTCATGGCGGCGAAGAAGGCCGAGCAAGGGCTCGTGGACCAATGGCGCGGCATCCTCGCGGTGCACGCGCGCACCCTGTGCGAACTCGACAACGCCCTGCGTGAGCACGGCCTCGGGGCCAGCGATTTCGAAGTCCTCGACGTGCTCTCCGAGGGCGCCGCGGCGGACGGTGACTGCGCCTACCGCGTGCAGGACATCGCGGGCCGGGTGCACCTGAGCCAGAGCGCGCTGTCCCGCCTCATCGGCCGGCTGGAGAAGGACGGCCTCGTGGAGCGCGCCATGTGCAGCGAGGACCGGCGCGGGGTGCGGGTCGTGCTCACCGGCAAGGGACGCGAACTGCACGCGGAGGTGCGGCCGCTGCAGCGCGCGGTCCTCGGCCGGATGCTGGCGGAACCCGGCTCCAAGTAGCCCTGAGCGTAAGTGGCCCCGGGTGCAAGTACCCGGGTGCAAGTGCC
Protein-coding sequences here:
- a CDS encoding response regulator transcription factor, producing the protein MIRVLLADDQSLVRAGFKALLDAQRDIEVAGEAADGEEAVRMVRELRPDVVLMDIRMPLLDGLAATRRITDEPDLNDVKVVMLTTFELDEYVFEAIRSGASGFLVKDTEPEELLRAVRAVVDGDALLSPGVTRRLIAEFAARSKEPTGPEPLGELTEREREVMALVGIGLSNEEIARRLVVSPLTAKTHVSRTMVKLGARDRAQLVVLAYESGLVRPGWLG
- a CDS encoding DUF6332 family protein; its protein translation is MGQRTQAQRDEATVEIGFALFVATTLAGAAFFAVPAAAHFIGLSSPSGHTLNQVRRIAAAAVFVVSVVTVLVRHRRARQPSQPGRTKPDS
- a CDS encoding MarR family winged helix-turn-helix transcriptional regulator, which codes for MAAKKAEQGLVDQWRGILAVHARTLCELDNALREHGLGASDFEVLDVLSEGAAADGDCAYRVQDIAGRVHLSQSALSRLIGRLEKDGLVERAMCSEDRRGVRVVLTGKGRELHAEVRPLQRAVLGRMLAEPGSK
- a CDS encoding sensor histidine kinase is translated as MDEQREHRRGGPPLPWGGPPAWRQGPPWWNRRDDAGDVSRLPWLTTLAITVFVQVGSKYAAEGQLDRQDLDVWARLLLLAGTLSLLLRHRHPVPVAYFTAGTALVYLGAGYAYGPVLITVAVGCFAAVVSGHRRAAWGAVGMLWAGHLLVAHWLYRWLPPDGDNARTWGEETVVAVWVVAIIAVSELARVRREQWMKERAERAQAAKRRADEERLRMARELHDVLAHSISVINVQAGVGLALLDSDPEQARTALTTIKAASKEALGEVRQVLDTLRTPGEAPRAPAPGLDRLPELVQQAASTGLTVEVDTQGTGKKLAPGVDLAAFRIVQEALTNVVRHSGSRHARVLVRYEAAALTLRVDDDGPATGADAGGSGNGLAGMRERAAALNGTIEAGSRPDGGFRVTAVLPTRSAPQEDQ
- a CDS encoding MFS transporter translates to MTSPLTAVSASPERWSPRLWGTLLVLCAAMFLDALDVSMVGVALPSIGSELNLSTSTLQWVVSGYILGYGGLLLLGGRAADLLGRRRVFLIALAVFALASLLGGFVDSGPLLIASRFIKGLSAAFTAPAGLSIITTTFAEGPVRNRALTIYTTCAATGFSMGLVLSGLLTEASWRLTMLLPAPIAVIALIAGLKLIPRSAREKNVGGYDVPGAVTGTAAMLLLVFTVVEAPEAGWASARTLLSFLAAAVLLAVFVRIELRTASPLIRLGVLRSGPQLRAQIGAMTFFGGYVSFQFLATQYFQTLLGWSALETALAFLPAGALVALSSTKVGSVIDRFGTPRVIVAGFVLLVASYVLFLRVSLTPSYASMVLPSMILLGFACALVFPSLNIQATNGVHDDEQGMVSGLLNTSIQVGGAIFLAVVTAVITAASHGADASPQAVLDSYRPGLIVVTAIAVAGLLITLTGLRPRRRRPAQETIVVVKSVQREADEERVAVRD